From the genome of Mugil cephalus isolate CIBA_MC_2020 chromosome 2, CIBA_Mcephalus_1.1, whole genome shotgun sequence, one region includes:
- the LOC125000686 gene encoding uncharacterized protein LOC125000686 codes for MSADDFQTKYSSFMENMMRSAVEETRKLFETMVDELKAEISKIKKENEDLKTRCSQFEKEKSQLNVYTTEDSCHPGHSCGSEKRDTAVQCDLVPFCTVLVEQSQPLRHSSTQSKEQQYAYERMEYGLQDHNGVTHEEGNSQMSFILVKQEESLSNSTQFFFKQEDVEPPLLCGDNASLTQTSVTGSENEGPLIIKECCTEEMISPQKEEEAAIVLEPPCLGLDSSLQSATIQSPNQEPSQLFSLAALKDDVKAGQKISVMGTREEVPTSEAHQLLPQQCQRNGQTSVTLQQFADVHYTEEPLAGSTLVNEEVELGNTEAEGDTSSIHVLVDHHKSGRSPKKRNQKEIFLSSSADERRDNKGLNNSNLVTDEGIEVSSRVLSKEASLVIAPSVQGRATIALERDEHKIGSVTVSVISLSSSCSSEPTDVSSADETWNTEPVESPEAASVQFREACTPVSLQDAMLLVEAMNQSTVDDEYSPQRIASTVTRGSALVSTSEMVDKTPAETPQLPEETEFTVETPVVTDKIKDYTSTNEAPAHFDVALPKQHTFHPFNTATSPISSSTAATQTTAQLPRHPLVKSTAPSVPSKSGPHTIILVPRFRSQKIAESSPCKISTTVSAAVRSNTLLPSSRLVLPPETQSFALPDLPSQSVTTSADQQSAIPHPKINIVSRQTTEPENPMMESISTPQKLFVPASNLQKRNNAMANPESFKQTSPVGLVPASNFPETVEQKLSAMVRLTRLPFSISTTSSVSVSKLLSEGYSEAFTPKKPSKGRISHTEMPHLSSDVHSSLPEKCTSVCLNTCGMLEESNNIQEKSSLAPETCAILEEAPTLSSVSVRGLVKSAEVSSMTEHLVEPSMAGETPSPDSGKETMNTEVQEKQSAVMPKDASDPHLQMNKTQFLAELAVSPAVQAPKKASASDPEDARASVSDASSCDKKILQKNSLMAALRSHMKTHSQAKRNETKSDALQEAETNSAKKSRINNDNLNDVKGVSLNRMNNSSFISPRRSRLCKDSLRLKRCANEPASVHSRMSKAASDSRPLSSWSPDSKSTSVSPKRSRSAERSASANKSKMNSVSPEGSISSRVLADCKNKKSSESVRRPSSTDESESHSVGPGNLSLTTANDITERTSNVNYSTVKCSEITNSIGAKKTGSPAKPRLIRERAGSKMSLRVANAMKLTAKAKTVVRIKNSNKLKMHTCQTPQNQTNCEVVRKCKTNGVWFPPIMDDSETPSEEENGSSLLPVKTETSPHCISFQEILARSSPIVSPLQPLSVIGRHLLRNQCGECGRILSSSAALESHVSLHTGCRPFSCTLCGKNFPDSKGLKRHGRVHRNGKIHICPQCGKGFVYSFGLTKHLQMVHSRIKPFICQICNKGFFTKRDVEVHIRSHTGEKPFHCHLCDKKFIRRVELNVHIRWHIGEKRHWCPYCGKGFLDYNNLKRHKYIHTGEKPHPCPHCPKHFTQTGHLKKHVKNVHKIK; via the exons ATGTCGGCAGACGATTTTCAGACGAAGTATTCCTCGTTCATGGAGAACATGATGAGGAGTGCCGTCGAGGAAACCAGGAAACTTTTCGAAACTATGGTGGACGAGCTGAAGGCAGAGATATCCAAAATTAAGAAGGAGAACGAGGACCTTAAAACAAGATGCAGCCAGtttgagaaagagaaaagccaGTTGAATGTATACACCACAGAGGATAGTTGTCATCCTGGGCACAGCTGTGGCTCTGAGAAACGCGACACCGCCGTACAGTGTG ACCTAGTCCCTTTCTGCACCGTGCTGGTAGAGCAAAGTCAACCACTGAGACATTCatcaacacaaagcaaagagcaGCAATACGCTTATGAGCGGATGGAGTATGGTTTGCAGGATCATAACGGTGTCACTCATGAAGAGGGGAATTCTCAGATGTCATTTATACTTGTCAAACAGGAG GAATCACTTAGCAATTCTACACAGTTTTTCTTCAAGCAAGAGGACGTTGAGCCGCCTTTGCTCTGTGGCGATAATGCAA GTTTGACACAGACCTCTGTTACTGGATCTGAAAATGAAGGACCTTTGATCATCAAGGAATGTTGTACGGAAGAAATGATATCTcctcaaaaagaagaagaggctgctATTGTCTTGGAACCACCATGTTTGGGATTGGATAGTAGTTTACAGAGTGCCACAATCCAGTCACCTAACCAAGAGCCTTCACAATTATTTTCTCTTGCTGCATTAAAAGATGATGTTAAAGCTGGTCAAAAGATATCAGTAATGGGGACACGAGAAGAGGTCCCAACATCTGAGGCACACCAGCTTCTGCCCCAACAGTGTCAAAGAAATGGTCAAACTTCAGTAACGCTGCAGCAATTCGCAGATGTGCACTATACAGAAGAACCGTTGGCTGGATCCACACTGGTCAACGAAGAAGTAGAGTTAGGAAATACTGAGGCAGAAGGTGATACTAGTTCCATACATGTTTTGGTAGATCACCACAAAAGTGGACGAtcaccaaagaaaagaaatcaaaaagaaatatttctgtcatcatcTGCTGATGAACGAAGAGACAACAAGGGGTTAAATAATTCCAATTTAGTAACAGATGAGGGCATTGAGGTATCCTCTAGAGTTCTATCTAAAGAAGCCTCATTAGTCATTGCACCATCAGTCCAAGGGAGAGCAACCATTGCTCTGGAACGTGACGAGCACAAGATTGGTTCTGTGACTGTTTCAGTTATATCTttgagcagcagctgctcctctgagccCACTGATGTTTCATCTGCAGATGAAACATGGAACACGGAACCAGTGGAGTCTCCAGAAGCAgcatcagttcagttcagagaaGCCTGCACCCCTGTAAGTCTTCAGGATGCGATGCTGCTCGTTGAAGCAATGAATCAGTCAACAGTGGACGATGAATATTCTCCACAAAGAATTGCATCAACTGTGACTCGAGGTTCTGCCCTTGTGAGTACCTCAGAAATGGTGGATAAGACCCCAGCTGAGACGCCCCAGCTTCCTGAAGAAACTGAATTCACAGTAGAGACACCTGTTGTCACTGATAAGATTAAAGATTACACTTCAACCAATGAAGCTCCAGCACACTTTGACGTTGCCTTACCAAAACAGCACACCTTCCATCCTTTCAATACTGCTACATCACCAATATCATCATCAACTGCTGCAACTCAAACCACTGCACAGTTACCCCGCCATCCTCTCGTGAAATCAACAGCACCCAGTGTGCCAAGTAAATCAGGACCTCATACAATAATTCTTGTACCACGGTTTAGGTCTCAGAAAATTGCAGAATCGTCTCCTTGTAAAATCTCCACCACTGTGTCAGCTGCCGTACGGAGTAATACTTTACTTCCATCTTCTAGACTTGTGTTACCACCTGAAACACAATCTTTTGCACTACCTGATCTCCCTTCGCAGTCAGTCACTACCTCAGCAGATCAACAGTCAGCCATTCCACACCCCAAAATAAATATAGTTTCCAGACAGACCACCGAACCAGAAAATCCTATGATGGAGTCGATATCTACACCACAGAAGTTATTTGTTCCTGCTTCTAACCTGCAAAAAAGGAATAATGCAATGGCCAACCCAGAGTCTTTCAAACAGACTTCCCCTGTTGGTTTGGTGCCAGCATCTAATTTTCCGGAGACGGTAGAACAGAAACTCTCTGCAATGGTCAGATTAACAAGACTGCCATTTTCAATATCAACCACAAGCTCAGTCTCAGTCTCAAAATTGCTTTCAGAAGGATATTCTGAAGCCTTTACACCAAAGAAGCCGTCAAAAGGAAGAatctcacacacagagatgcCACATTTATCCTCCGACGTTCATTCCAGTTTACCAGAAAAATGCACTTCGGTATGTTTGAATACATGTGGGATGTTAGAAGAATCAAATAATATTCAAGAGAAGTCATCTTTAGCACCTGAAACATGCGCCATTTTGGAAGAGGCACCTACACTATCTTCTGTGTCAGTACGAGGCTTGGTGAAATCAGCAGAAGTCAGCAGCATGACTGAGCACTTAGTTGAACCCAGTATGGCTGGTGAAACACCGAGTCCTGATTCGGGAAAGGAAACGATGAACACTGAAGTGCAAGAGAAACAATCAGCTGTCATGCCTAAAGATGCATCTGACCCGCAcctacaaatgaacaaaacccAGTTCCTGGCGGAACTAGCAGTATCACCAGCAGTTCAAGCCCCCAAAAAG GCCAGCGCTAGTGACCCTGAAGATGCTAGAGCTTCTGTCAGTGATGCTAGTTCTTGTGACAAGAAAATCTTACAGAAAAACTCTCTTATGGCCGCACTGCGAAGTCACATGAAAACCCACTCTCaagcaaaaagaaatgaaacaaaatcagACGCACTCCAAGAAGCTGAAACCAACAGCGCTAAGAAATCTAGAATAAATAACGACAATCTAAATGATGTTAAAGGTGTATCCCTAAATCGAATGAACAACTCATCTTTTATTAGTCCTAGGAGATCTAGACTTTGTAAAGATAGCCTCAGACTAAAGAGGTGTGCTAATGAACCAGCTTCTGTTCACTCAAGAATGTCAAAAGCTGCTAGTGATTCCAGACCTTTGAGTTCCTGGAGTCCTGATTCAAAATCCACATCTGTAAGCCCAAAGAGGTCCAGGTCAGCTGAAAGAAGTGCTAGTGCTAATAAGAGTAAAATGAACTCTGTGAGTCCAGAGGGCTCTATTTCAAGTAGAGTTTTGGcagactgtaaaaataaaaagtcttctGAGAGCGTTAGAAGGCCTAGCTCAACTGACGAAAGTGAATCTCATTCTGTCGGTCCTGGAAATCTTAGCTTAACCACAGCCAATGATATTACTGAAAGAACCAGCAATGTTAATTATTCAACTGTTAAATGCTCTGAAATAACTAACAGTATTGGTGCGAAAAAGACTGGGTCTCCTGCTAAACCTAGACTAATTCGAGAGAGGGCCGGTTCCAAAATGAGTCTTAGAGTTGCTAATGCTATGAAGTTGACAGCAAAAGCTAAGACGGTGGTTAGAATAAAAAATtctaataaattaaaaatgcacacatgtcagacaccacagaaccAAACCAACTGTGAAGTGGtgagaaaatgtaaaactaacGGTGTGTGGTTTCCACCTATAATGGATGACAGTGAAACACCTTCAGAAGAGGAAAATGGGTCATCGCTATTACCTGTTAAGACTGAGACAAGCCCCCACTGTATTTCTTTCCAAGAGATACTTGCCAGATCATCGCCTATTGTGTCACCTTTACAGCCGCTGTCAGTCATAGGTAGGCATCTGTTAAGGAACCAGTGTGGGGAGTGTGGTCGCATCCTCAGCAGCAGTGCTGCACTAGAGAGCCATGTCAGCCTCCATACAGGATGTCGGCCCTTCTCGTGCACACTCTGTGGAAAGAATTTCCCAGACTCCAAGGGTTTGAAACGGCATGGCCGAGTGCACCGCAACGGTAAGATCCACATCTGCCCCCAGTGTGGTAAAGGTTTCGTCTACAGCTTTGGCCTCACCAAGCACCTCCAGATGGTGCACAGCAGGATAAAACCTTTTATTTGCCAGATCTGCAACAAAGGGTTCTTCACAAAGCGAGACGTGGAAGTCCACATACGGAGCCACACTGGAGAGAAACCATTCCATTGCCACCTCTGCGACAAAAAGTTCATAAGGAGAGTAGAACTGAATGTGCATATACGCTGGCATATTGGAGAGAAGAGACACTGGTGTCCCTACTGTGGTAAAGGGTTTTTAGactacaacaacctgaagaggCACAAGTATATCCACACAGGGGAGAAACCACATCCCTGCCCACACTGCCCCAAGCACTTCACACAGACAGGCCACCTGAAAAAGCACgttaaaaatgtacataaaataaaatga